In Triticum urartu cultivar G1812 chromosome 6, Tu2.1, whole genome shotgun sequence, the following proteins share a genomic window:
- the LOC125514650 gene encoding uncharacterized protein LOC125514650, with the protein MERKNSFGSSWADQWDYGSDPAPRAGGKKQGGVEKTKAAAATGLKKVKEGTAHGFQWIKGKVQKKKQGAAGAGDDAAAGY; encoded by the coding sequence ATGGAGCGCAAGAACTCGTTCGGCTCGTCGTGGGCGGACCAGTGGGACTACGGCAGCGACCCggccccgcgggccggcgggAAGAAGCAGGGCGGCGTGGAGAAGACCAAGGCGGCCGCGGCCACGGGGCTGAAGAAGGTGAAGGAGGGCACCGCGCACGGCTTCCAGTGGATCAAGGGCAAGGTGCAGAAGAAGAAGCAGGGCGCCGCCGGCGCCGGCGACGACGCGGCCGCCGGGTATTAG
- the LOC125514649 gene encoding uncharacterized protein LOC125514649, producing MKRLLVHGGRAIGCPSRSAVEDPTALPALGNGVLLPRYHSTEKHDDSDTLGEIGEKARTTAEEFLKMAKEKTDDVAEGAKETVQETKEAVLGESDDEKDKFKQRVEQGRYHQK from the exons ATGAAGCGGCTGCTCGTTCATGGCGGGAGGGCAATCGGCTGCCCCTCCAGGAGCGCCGTGGAAGATCCCACCGCCCTGCCCGCGCTTGGCAACGGCGTTCTACTGCCCAGG TACCACTCGACAGAGAAGCACGACGACAGTGACACGCTGGGCGAAATCGGGGAGAAGGCAAGAACGACGGCGGAGGAGTTCCTGAAGATGGCCAAGGAGAAGACCGACGACGTCGCGGAGGGCGCAAAGGAGACGGTGCAGGAGACCAAGGAAGCGGTGCTCGGCGAGTCGGACGACGAGAAGGACAAGTTCAAGCAGCGGGTCGAGCAGGGGAGGTACCATCAGAAATAA